A single genomic interval of Lathyrus oleraceus cultivar Zhongwan6 chromosome 7, CAAS_Psat_ZW6_1.0, whole genome shotgun sequence harbors:
- the LOC127107586 gene encoding protein MEI2-like 4 encodes MASLVSSSLNAEAPEFHPSNQVHTLHPPYFTFAPLRHQPSYPLLYYYYPTATKHHFHSSTYFSVRIHPDLTTATPTFPPSSGVKNEMAVEAASTEGNDGELKGRSSHGLRIPKFEWRKKGLDVAEKDPKHNNESLRKNHHRKYVCIHERSRVSTDRKNKGSGFPVVPVRLDGDETTVMIKNIPSKYTRDMIVKFLENHCMVENAKDQENGEENTFSFDFVYLPIDFRTGLNKGYAFVNFTKPSAAWRFVLTASNQKWELFLSHKIRDVVAARLQGKEKLEKHFGSVNFPCESEEVLPLCFSPPRDGVIKGSQRTLGRLLYMPQ; translated from the exons ATGGCTTCCTTAGTATCTTCAAGTTTGAATGCAGAAGCTCCCGAATTTCACCCCAGTAACCAAGTGCATACCCTTCATCCTCCATACTTCACTTTCGCTCCTCTCAGACATCAACCTTCTTACCCTTTATTATATTACTACTATCCCACTGCCACAAAACATCATTTTCATTCATCAACTTACTTTTCCGTTCGCATTCACCCAGACCTCACCACCGCAACTCCAACTTTTCCACCATCTAGCGGTGTGAAAAATGAAATGGCGGTGGAGGCGGCATCTACAGAGGGTAATGATGGAGAATTGAAAGGCCGTAGTTCTCATGGATTGAGAATCCCGAAGTTTGAGTGGAGGAAGAAGGGACTAGATGTTGCTGAAAAAGACCCTAAACATAACAATGAGAGTTTGAGAAAGAATCATCACCGAAAATATGTTTGTATTCATGAACGTTCTAGGGTTTCCACCGACAGGAAGAATAAAGGAAGTGGTTTTCCTGTGGTTCCCGTTCGTCTGGACGGAGATGAAACAACTGTTATGATAAAAAACATTCCTAGCAAATATAC TCGAGACATGATAGTGAAGTTCTTGGAGAACCATTGCATGGTCGAAAATGCAAAAGATCAAGAGAATGGAGAAGAAAACACTTTCTCCTTTGATTTTGTTTACTTACCAATAGATTTCAG AACTGGGTTGAATAAAGGATATGCATTTGTTAATTTCACTAAGCCTAGTGCAGCTTGGAGATTTGTTCTGACAGCTTCAAATCAGAAATGGGAATTGTTCCTTTCCCACAAGATACGTGATGTGGTCGCCGCACGCCTCCAG GGAAAAGAGAAACTGGAGAAACATTTCGGAAGTGTGAATTTTCCCTGTGAGTCCGAGGAAGTTCTGCCACTATGCTTTAGTCCACCTCGGGATGGTGTAATCAAAGGAAGCCAAAGGACATTGGGGAGGCTTCTCTATATGCCTCAGTAG